Within Gammaproteobacteria bacterium, the genomic segment TTATGAAGGCACACCCAACCCCGCAGCTGACAGAGACATGAACGACATCATATTCTGTGACACACCCTGGACACTTAATACAGTCACACTCCCACCAGAAGAGTACAACTCCACCACTGCACTCCAGCCACAACAGACCTCAAAAAAAGGGCGATTGTATGCGCTTGGTATCGACGCTTTTCGTATTATCGCCACACTCAATCGCCTGCAAACGACACCTCATGAGCAATATCAGGGTGAAACAGGCATGCTCAGTATGGATGAAAACAATCAAATCCACCGAAAACTGATTTGTGCACGCTTCATCAAAGGTGTACCGGAAATCATTGAAGCAACAACAGTCCCACATGAAAACCAGCAATAGCGCACAGCAGCGCTTGAAAACGATCACACGAGGTGCATGGGCAGAAGAGCAAGCAAGCCAATACCTTCAAGAAAAAGGGTTGCAATTAATTACGAAAAATTATCGCTGCAAATGTGGTGAAATTGACTTGATTATGCAACAAAAAAACATCATTATTTTTGTTGAAGTACGCTACCGGAAAAACAATTTTTTTGGCAGCGCAGCAGAAAGCATTGATCGACGCAAACAAGCAAAACTCATCGCTACTGCCAAGCATTACTTGCAATCGAACAAAACAGTCGCACAACACCCTTCACGTATTGACGTGATCGCCATGACCGGAACAACCCAGATAGAGTGGATAAAAAATGCAATTTAAATCTAATAATAGCTTCAATAATTACAGAAAAATAGCTCTGCTGCTCACACTATTATTATTCATTCAAGGCTGCGTAAACCTTGCTTCAGACCCCCGCACCAGCGGTACCATCATAGAAGACCAAGCGATTGAACTAAAGATTTTCAATCTGATTGAAGCAGATAAAGCACTGAAAAACAAAATACGTATCAATGTCACCAGTTACGATAATAACGTACTACTCACTGGAGAGGCGTTGACAAAAAAAACACGAGCACGAGTCGTCGAGCACGTAAGAAGA encodes:
- a CDS encoding YraN family protein — translated: MKTSNSAQQRLKTITRGAWAEEQASQYLQEKGLQLITKNYRCKCGEIDLIMQQKNIIIFVEVRYRKNNFFGSAAESIDRRKQAKLIATAKHYLQSNKTVAQHPSRIDVIAMTGTTQIEWIKNAI
- a CDS encoding BON domain-containing protein, with translation MQFKSNNSFNNYRKIALLLTLLLFIQGCVNLASDPRTSGTIIEDQAIELKIFNLIEADKALKNKIRINVTSYDNNVLLTGEALTKKTRARVVEHVRRVIKVQEIYNEITVMPLSSLKIRNNDAWITTKVKTKLFNDKGLGTFHTKAVTDKGIVYLMGLVTHKEADVVTDTVRRIPGVRRVVRVFEYQDRKKQ